From Alcaligenes faecalis, the proteins below share one genomic window:
- a CDS encoding NAD(P)/FAD-dependent oxidoreductase — MIPFFDVAVIGAGAAGMMAASIAGQRGLRVVLIDHAEKLAEKIRISGGGRCNFTNTGTSPENFLSKNPHFCRSALAGYTPQDFLELVREYRIGFHEKHKGQLFCDDSSESIIQMLRQECLKGQVSWRMPCSVQSIGRSDEGFVLRTSLGDLNALQVVIATGGMAIPQLGSTDYALRVARHFGLKVIEPHPALVPLTFDGRDWKPFSALSGMALEVEVSTGQGKQRQAFLEDLLFTHRGLSGPGILQISSYWQSGETISVDLAPGQDIAQQLLDLKAGSRQQLLTVLSTLWPRRLVEQWLDTSDLLPKGVGQQRLADLPDRVLRAVGQVINAWELKPSGTAGYKKAEVMSGGVDTRELNQKSMEARKVPGLFFIGEAVDVTGWLGGYNFQWAWASAAACARALKAQAGQS; from the coding sequence GTGATCCCTTTTTTTGATGTTGCCGTCATCGGCGCAGGTGCGGCCGGTATGATGGCTGCCAGTATCGCAGGCCAGCGCGGCCTGCGAGTGGTATTGATTGATCACGCTGAAAAGCTGGCCGAGAAAATCCGTATTTCCGGTGGAGGGCGCTGTAACTTCACCAATACGGGTACTTCGCCAGAGAATTTTCTGTCCAAAAACCCGCATTTTTGCCGTTCGGCCTTGGCGGGCTATACCCCTCAGGATTTTCTGGAACTGGTGCGAGAGTACCGCATCGGTTTTCATGAGAAGCACAAAGGCCAGCTTTTCTGTGATGACTCCAGCGAGTCCATCATCCAGATGCTGCGCCAGGAGTGTTTGAAAGGTCAGGTGTCCTGGCGCATGCCCTGTTCGGTGCAGTCCATTGGCCGTAGCGACGAAGGCTTTGTGTTGCGTACCAGCCTGGGGGATTTGAATGCCTTGCAGGTGGTGATTGCTACAGGCGGCATGGCGATTCCGCAGCTGGGGTCCACGGACTATGCCCTGCGTGTGGCGCGTCACTTCGGTTTGAAAGTGATCGAACCGCATCCGGCCTTGGTACCTTTGACCTTTGATGGTCGGGACTGGAAGCCATTTTCTGCCTTGAGCGGCATGGCTTTGGAAGTGGAAGTCAGCACCGGACAAGGCAAGCAACGCCAGGCTTTTCTGGAAGATCTGCTGTTCACGCATCGAGGCTTGTCCGGGCCGGGTATCTTGCAGATTTCCAGCTACTGGCAGTCGGGCGAGACTATTAGTGTGGACCTGGCTCCCGGTCAGGACATCGCGCAGCAGTTATTGGATTTGAAGGCCGGTAGTCGCCAGCAGTTGCTCACCGTCTTGTCGACCTTGTGGCCACGCCGTCTGGTCGAGCAATGGCTGGATACCTCGGACTTGTTGCCCAAAGGCGTGGGGCAGCAACGTCTGGCCGATTTGCCGGATCGCGTATTGCGCGCGGTGGGGCAGGTGATTAATGCCTGGGAGTTGAAACCCAGTGGCACCGCAGGCTATAAAAAGGCGGAAGTGATGAGCGGCGGTGTGGATACACGCGAGCTGAATCAGAAAAGCATGGAAGCACGTAAAGTACCTGGTCTGTTCTTTATTGGTGAAGCGGTGGATGTCACTGGCTGGCTGGGCGGGTATAACTTCCAATGGGCCTGGGCTTCAGCGGCGGCGTGTGCACGTGCACTGAAGGCGCAAGCAGGTCAAAGCTAA
- the gcvH gene encoding glycine cleavage system protein GcvH, protein MQLPGDRKYVVSHEWAKDEDGVVLVGITDFAQDQLGDLVFVGDFTPGTRLAAGATAGVVESVKAASDIYAPVAGELVEFNQALSDAPHLINEAPFDTWIFKLKADNPADLQGLLDGPAYAAVAE, encoded by the coding sequence ATGCAACTGCCAGGAGATAGAAAGTACGTAGTAAGCCACGAGTGGGCCAAGGATGAAGACGGTGTCGTGCTGGTTGGCATTACCGACTTTGCTCAGGACCAATTGGGTGATTTGGTGTTTGTGGGTGACTTCACTCCCGGTACTCGTTTGGCTGCCGGTGCAACAGCGGGCGTGGTGGAATCGGTGAAGGCCGCTTCCGACATTTACGCTCCTGTGGCGGGCGAGCTGGTGGAGTTCAACCAGGCTTTGTCCGATGCGCCGCATCTGATCAACGAAGCCCCGTTTGATACCTGGATTTTCAAGCTCAAGGCTGACAATCCCGCTGACCTGCAAGGTTTGCTGGATGGCCCTGCTTATGCCGCGGTGGCAGAGTAA
- a CDS encoding dihydrofolate reductase — translation MSSTPFIRLVVAYAANRCIGKDNDLPWRLPSDLQHFKRVTMGLPIIMGRKTWESLGRPLPGRPNLVISRNADYQAEGAQVFSNLDDALTACPGFETACVIGGEQLFRLALPVAQELIATEIKADVDGDTFFPALLAGEWEEVERLPQPEENGFTYDYVTYRRRNS, via the coding sequence ATGAGTTCCACCCCTTTTATTCGTCTGGTCGTTGCCTATGCGGCCAATCGCTGCATAGGCAAGGACAACGATCTGCCCTGGCGCCTGCCGTCCGACTTGCAGCACTTCAAGCGCGTGACCATGGGTTTGCCCATCATCATGGGCCGCAAGACCTGGGAGTCGCTGGGCCGTCCTTTGCCTGGCCGTCCAAATCTGGTGATCAGCCGCAATGCGGATTACCAGGCAGAGGGCGCACAAGTATTCAGCAATCTGGACGACGCCCTGACCGCTTGCCCTGGCTTTGAGACGGCTTGCGTGATTGGTGGTGAGCAACTGTTCCGTCTGGCCCTGCCCGTCGCACAGGAACTGATCGCGACCGAGATCAAGGCTGACGTGGACGGTGACACCTTCTTCCCCGCATTGCTTGCTGGCGAATGGGAAGAAGTTGAACGCCTGCCCCAGCCCGAGGAAAACGGTTTCACTTACGACTACGTGACGTATCGCCGCCGTAATAGTTAA
- a CDS encoding thymidylate synthase — MSLYPYEDLLRLVYTQGTPKGDRTGTGTNSVFGHQMRFDLSQGFPLITTKKLHTRSIFIELLWFLRGESNVRWLQERGVSIWDEWADEDGNLGPVYGVQWRSWPTPDGRHIDQISQLVEQIRKNPDSRRLIVSAWNVADVGQMALPPCHALFQFYVADGKLSCQLYQRSADIFLGVPFNIASYALLTHMMAQQCDLEVGDFIWTGGDCHLYSNHFEQAELQLSREPRPYPKLTIKRKPASLFDYEYEDFEITDYDPHPHIKAPVAV, encoded by the coding sequence ATGTCCCTCTATCCCTACGAAGACCTGCTGCGCCTGGTCTACACCCAAGGCACTCCCAAAGGTGACCGCACAGGTACCGGCACGAACTCGGTATTTGGTCACCAAATGCGCTTCGATCTGTCGCAGGGTTTCCCGCTGATCACCACCAAGAAGCTGCACACCCGCAGCATCTTTATTGAATTGCTGTGGTTTTTGCGCGGTGAGTCCAATGTGCGCTGGCTGCAAGAGCGCGGCGTATCCATCTGGGACGAATGGGCCGACGAGGACGGCAATCTGGGCCCGGTCTATGGCGTGCAATGGCGCTCCTGGCCGACCCCCGACGGTCGTCACATCGACCAGATCAGCCAGTTGGTGGAACAGATTCGCAAGAATCCCGACTCGCGTCGCCTGATCGTCTCGGCCTGGAACGTAGCGGATGTGGGCCAGATGGCTCTGCCCCCTTGCCACGCCCTGTTCCAGTTCTATGTAGCCGATGGCAAGCTGTCCTGCCAGCTCTACCAGCGCAGTGCGGATATTTTCCTGGGCGTGCCCTTCAATATCGCCAGCTACGCTCTGCTGACCCACATGATGGCCCAGCAATGTGATCTGGAAGTGGGCGACTTCATCTGGACAGGCGGCGACTGCCACCTGTATTCCAACCACTTCGAGCAAGCCGAATTGCAGCTGTCGCGTGAACCACGCCCCTACCCCAAGCTGACGATCAAGCGCAAACCCGCCAGTCTGTTTGATTACGAGTACGAAGACTTCGAAATCACCGACTACGATCCTCACCCCCATATCAAGGCGCCTGTTGCCGTATGA
- a CDS encoding OsmC family protein — MECTIDWGGKDGMLFVARTGSGHVTAMDGAPEGGGNNLAPRPMEMLLTGAGGCAAYDVVLILKRGRHAITGCQVKLTAERADTDPKVFTKIHFTFVVTGKDLPQAAVERAVQLSHDKYCSASAMLGKTAEITYSVDIQQA; from the coding sequence ATGGAATGCACAATCGACTGGGGCGGCAAAGACGGAATGTTGTTCGTTGCCCGTACAGGCAGTGGTCATGTGACGGCCATGGACGGTGCACCCGAAGGTGGCGGCAATAACCTGGCCCCACGCCCCATGGAAATGCTGCTGACCGGCGCCGGTGGCTGTGCAGCGTATGACGTGGTGCTGATTCTCAAGCGCGGTCGTCATGCCATTACCGGCTGCCAGGTCAAGCTGACGGCCGAACGCGCCGACACCGACCCCAAAGTCTTCACCAAGATTCACTTCACCTTTGTGGTCACCGGCAAGGACCTGCCCCAGGCCGCCGTTGAGCGTGCCGTACAACTGTCGCACGACAAGTACTGCTCCGCTTCGGCCATGCTGGGCAAAACCGCCGAGATCACCTATTCCGTCGATATTCAGCAAGCCTGA
- a CDS encoding cbb3-type cytochrome c oxidase subunit I: protein MNTVSILLLAFILSVTGLFVFIWSLRRNFFDHSPAASREIFSKGEIGQVDDPSATPEQRQALQEEMGRKTISAEDRQALSLELAERVEADRSSAKVTFILLACSVFWLIFASTAGLISSIKLHDPEFLTQHAWMTFGRMRTLHLNGVAYGWAPMAAFGVAMWMLPRLLKTPLIGARYAITGGILWNIGLAIGLTCIAMGITDGMEWLEMPWQVDILMVIGGALAALPLVFTLQNRRAHHLYVSVWYMGAALFWFPILFLVGNLPAVHVGVEQATMNWWFGHNVLGLFYTPMALASVYYFLPKIIGQPISSYNLSLVGFWGLAFFYGQVGGHHLVGGPVPQWMVTLSIVQSMMMIIPVLAFSINQHYTMKGHFRTLIHSPTLRFIVLGGMMYTVSSIQGSFEALRSINTITHFTHFTVAHAHIGLYGFFTIVMFGAIYYVMPRVMSWEWPYPKLISLHFWLVVIGFSIYAIGLSIGGWLQGLAMLDPAKAFMESVFVTMPYLKSRSIGGGLMTLGHLVFAFHFVAMALRYGSRRIGPALFHQRSATRNVVEA, encoded by the coding sequence GTGAATACCGTTTCAATACTGCTACTAGCTTTCATATTGTCCGTTACAGGACTCTTTGTTTTCATCTGGTCGTTACGCCGTAACTTCTTTGACCACAGCCCCGCTGCTTCGCGCGAGATCTTCTCCAAAGGCGAAATCGGGCAGGTAGATGACCCCTCCGCCACCCCTGAACAACGTCAGGCACTTCAAGAAGAAATGGGTCGCAAGACAATTTCTGCTGAAGATCGTCAGGCGCTGAGCCTCGAATTGGCAGAACGCGTGGAAGCCGACCGTTCCTCCGCCAAGGTCACGTTCATTTTGCTGGCCTGTTCGGTCTTTTGGCTGATCTTTGCCTCGACGGCAGGCTTGATCAGCTCGATCAAGCTGCACGATCCCGAATTTCTGACGCAACACGCCTGGATGACATTTGGCCGCATGCGTACGCTGCACCTGAATGGTGTGGCTTATGGCTGGGCGCCGATGGCCGCTTTCGGTGTTGCCATGTGGATGCTGCCTCGTTTGCTCAAGACTCCCCTGATCGGTGCGCGTTACGCCATCACGGGCGGGATCTTGTGGAACATTGGTCTGGCTATCGGTCTGACATGTATCGCGATGGGTATCACCGACGGTATGGAATGGCTGGAAATGCCTTGGCAGGTTGATATCCTGATGGTTATCGGTGGTGCCCTGGCTGCCTTGCCTTTGGTCTTCACCTTGCAAAACCGTCGTGCTCACCACCTGTATGTGTCGGTGTGGTACATGGGCGCTGCCCTGTTCTGGTTCCCCATCCTGTTCCTGGTCGGCAACCTGCCTGCCGTGCACGTGGGTGTTGAACAGGCAACCATGAACTGGTGGTTTGGCCACAACGTGCTGGGCCTGTTCTACACCCCGATGGCTCTGGCTTCGGTGTACTACTTCCTGCCCAAGATCATTGGTCAGCCTATCAGCTCCTACAACCTGTCTCTGGTGGGTTTCTGGGGCCTGGCATTTTTCTACGGTCAGGTCGGTGGTCACCACCTGGTTGGTGGTCCCGTGCCGCAGTGGATGGTTACCCTGTCCATCGTGCAAAGCATGATGATGATCATCCCTGTGCTGGCTTTCTCGATCAACCAGCACTACACCATGAAGGGTCACTTCCGTACCCTGATTCACTCGCCCACCCTGCGCTTTATCGTGCTGGGCGGCATGATGTACACCGTCAGCTCCATTCAAGGTTCTTTTGAAGCGCTGCGCAGCATCAACACGATCACCCACTTCACGCACTTCACAGTTGCCCACGCCCACATCGGCTTGTACGGCTTCTTTACCATCGTGATGTTCGGCGCCATTTACTACGTGATGCCACGTGTGATGTCCTGGGAATGGCCTTACCCCAAACTGATCTCCCTGCACTTCTGGCTGGTTGTGATTGGTTTCTCCATCTACGCCATTGGTTTGAGCATTGGCGGCTGGCTGCAAGGTCTGGCCATGCTTGATCCTGCCAAAGCCTTCATGGAATCGGTGTTTGTCACGATGCCTTACCTGAAGTCGCGCTCGATTGGCGGTGGTTTGATGACTCTGGGTCACCTTGTGTTTGCCTTCCACTTTGTGGCAATGGCTTTGCGCTATGGCAGCCGTCGTATTGGTCCAGCCCTGTTTCACCAGCGCTCGGCAACTCGCAATGTAGTGGAGGCATGA
- a CDS encoding cbb3-type cytochrome c oxidase subunit II, which translates to MESEYKLLGGAMVTLALATSALVVVPYLQVKKVEPSPGLKPYTEVELRGRQQYIDMGCVYCHSQQPRSQNQAPDFQRGWGRASVAGDYFYDTPHLLGTMRTGPDLLNIGARQPSVDWHLGHLYQPRAYTPGSNMPSYPFMFELKDKAEDGDKVVNLPGDFAPEGKVVVAKQEALDLVQYLLALDRTYPVSPASVIK; encoded by the coding sequence ATGGAAAGCGAATACAAACTATTGGGCGGCGCCATGGTGACGCTGGCCCTGGCCACATCGGCTCTGGTCGTTGTCCCTTACCTGCAAGTCAAGAAGGTGGAGCCCTCTCCAGGGCTCAAGCCTTACACCGAGGTAGAGCTGCGCGGCCGTCAGCAATACATTGATATGGGCTGTGTGTACTGTCACTCGCAGCAGCCACGTAGCCAGAACCAGGCTCCTGACTTCCAGCGTGGCTGGGGTCGTGCCTCGGTAGCAGGTGACTACTTCTACGACACACCACACTTGCTCGGCACCATGCGTACCGGTCCTGACCTGCTCAATATTGGTGCACGTCAGCCTAGCGTGGACTGGCACCTGGGCCACTTGTATCAGCCTCGTGCTTATACCCCTGGCAGCAATATGCCTTCTTACCCCTTCATGTTCGAGCTCAAGGACAAGGCAGAGGACGGCGACAAGGTTGTCAATTTGCCTGGTGATTTCGCACCCGAAGGCAAGGTGGTTGTGGCCAAGCAAGAGGCCCTGGACCTGGTTCAATACCTGTTGGCGCTGGATCGCACGTATCCCGTATCGCCAGCCAGCGTTATCAAATAA
- a CDS encoding c-type cytochrome: MSDNRKYEAQLREHSDPEENAAPIPWVVLLIIAGLFLWGIYYIFSSDLSHDATVGDNRIVADFELPEGAVDGQQLFVAQCAACHQATGAGVPGVFPPLVGSEWVLRKPEVLVQIMLHGITGEITVKGNKYNGAMPEFREKFNDEEMTAVVNYLRTELGGNSADPVDVAFVKAEREKTADKTDHWNGDADLAPMEE, from the coding sequence ATGAGCGACAATCGTAAATATGAAGCACAGCTGCGTGAGCATTCCGATCCGGAAGAGAACGCAGCACCGATCCCTTGGGTGGTTCTGCTGATCATTGCAGGTCTGTTCCTGTGGGGTATCTACTATATTTTCAGCAGTGACCTGAGCCATGACGCAACCGTGGGCGACAACCGTATCGTTGCCGACTTCGAGTTGCCAGAAGGCGCAGTAGATGGTCAGCAGCTGTTTGTGGCCCAATGTGCAGCCTGTCACCAGGCAACGGGTGCCGGTGTTCCTGGCGTGTTCCCTCCACTGGTCGGTTCCGAGTGGGTGCTGCGCAAGCCAGAAGTGTTGGTCCAGATCATGCTGCACGGTATTACGGGCGAGATCACGGTCAAGGGTAATAAGTACAATGGTGCCATGCCTGAGTTCCGCGAGAAGTTCAATGACGAGGAAATGACGGCCGTTGTTAATTACCTGCGTACCGAACTGGGTGGCAATAGCGCCGATCCTGTGGACGTGGCCTTTGTCAAAGCCGAACGTGAAAAAACAGCTGATAAAACCGATCATTGGAATGGGGACGCCGACCTGGCTCCCATGGAAGAGTAG
- a CDS encoding SCO family protein, giving the protein MRLFISILLVFALGIGALAHLTQGFSALTAETARRNDVAASPRLISDVEVLLPAGGSTQLSTLLQNDGRITIVNFIYTRCVTLCLAMGSEYQQLQKAIVEEGLQDRIRLLSISFDPTDSPDHLRRYSKTMKANPDVWQFVTMMPGEQRQRVLDDFGIVVIPAPFDEYEHNAAYHVVSSEPRLGRIVDYGEPMLALAYAKRALEDLDKKGAM; this is encoded by the coding sequence ATGAGACTATTTATAAGTATTCTCCTGGTTTTCGCCCTGGGTATTGGGGCACTGGCCCATTTGACGCAAGGGTTCTCCGCCCTGACAGCCGAGACGGCCCGTCGCAACGATGTAGCCGCCTCACCGCGTCTGATATCCGATGTCGAAGTACTGCTCCCGGCCGGGGGCAGTACCCAGCTAAGCACCCTGCTGCAAAATGATGGTCGCATCACCATCGTCAATTTCATCTATACCCGCTGCGTTACGCTCTGTCTGGCGATGGGCTCGGAGTATCAGCAACTGCAAAAAGCGATTGTGGAAGAAGGCTTGCAGGACCGTATACGCCTGCTAAGCATCAGTTTCGACCCCACGGATTCGCCCGATCACCTGCGCCGTTACAGCAAAACCATGAAGGCCAATCCGGACGTCTGGCAATTTGTCACCATGATGCCCGGCGAACAGCGCCAGCGCGTGCTGGACGATTTTGGCATCGTTGTCATTCCCGCCCCCTTTGATGAGTACGAGCACAATGCGGCCTATCACGTTGTCAGCTCGGAACCGCGTCTGGGGCGTATTGTGGATTACGGCGAACCCATGCTGGCCTTGGCTTACGCCAAACGTGCCCTTGAGGACCTGGACAAGAAGGGAGCGATGTAA